The region GTAATCGACTGCGTTGTCGGGCAACGTGTAGTTCACGAGCGTCAGGACACCTCCGCTCGAGTCGTAGCTTCCTATCCAGGGGCGCGCGCGTCGGCGTGAGATCCCGATCTTGCTCCGATATTCGCCGTCGCCGCGGAAGTAGAGCACGCCCTCGCCGATGCGAAGCCGCCCCTCGGGCACTTTCCCGAAATAAGCGTCGTTGACGATGGGACCGAGCTCGTCCTCGGGTCCGCTGACGAAAGGAATGGCGACCGTAGTGGTGGGCGAGGGTTTGAACATGCCGAGGATCCAGATCGAGACAAGACCGGTCTCCTTTGCCCATGCCTCGTTGCCGGAGTTGGTGATGGTGTTCTCCGATTCGAAGGCGACGACGCTCACGTCCGAAGGAACGTCGAGCTCGAGCTCGTCTCGAGCAAGTACCCGGATCGTGCGCTCGGCGTCGAGCGAGAACGTGGTTCCCGAGTAATTGACCAGAGAGATGGCTT is a window of Vicinamibacteria bacterium DNA encoding:
- a CDS encoding DUF6786 family protein, which gives rise to MRPLLFLLAAASCRASPEPMTPFDDDVTFLRENVDVLVLSDGAARVAVVPEYQGRVMTSTSGSTSYGWLNRPAIEFGERQPHINVFGGEDRFWLGPEGGQFSIFFEEGASFDLEHWQTPQPIDWGAWELAESDPSRARFRKAISLVNYSGTTFSLDAERTIRVLARDELELDVPSDVSVVAFESENTITNSGNEAWAKETGLVSIWILGMFKPSPTTTVAIPFVSGPEDELGPIVNDAYFGKVPEGRLRIGEGVLYFRGDGEYRSKIGISRRRARPWIGSYDSSGGVLTLVNYTLPDNAVDY